The genomic DNA CCAGGACCACTGGTTGCTGTTCGCTCATAAGCGCGTCATTCCCCCGCGGAGGCGGGCAGCAGGCGCACCCGCATTGCCACCCGCTTCCCCATGGCATCGAGCCCGAGTGCCGCTTCGTGTTGTCGCAGTGCCCCCAGTTCTGCCTGAGGGTCCTGCACAACCTCGAAACCGCAGCTGGCATAGAACGGCGCGTTGAAGGGCACGCCGGCAAACGTGCAAAGCGTCATGGTGGCATAGCCCTGCTCCCGGGCCCATTCCAGGGCCGCTTCCACCAGTGCCCGCCCCAGCCCGGCACCGGCGGCGTCAGGATGGGCCGAAAGCTGTTCCAAATGTGCCTGCCCGTCGATTTCCTCCAGCCGGGCGAACCCGGCGGGCGGACGTCCGGCTACCAGGACCCGGCGGGCAGCAATGAACTCGGGCAGAGTGGCCACCGGCGGGAGTGCCGCCTGCGAGGCCCGCACACCCGGCGCCGCGGCCAGCAGAGTGTCGGAAGCGGCCTCCAGGGCCGGCAACAGCGGATAATCACGGGCGTCCGCCGGCCGCACATGGACTCCCCGCCCAGATGAAGGTTCCCGCTTCATGTCCGCTCCCGGTGTTCGAGAACCGCGGAAAAGTCCTCCAGCGGCGGCATCATCCTGCGCAGCGGTGGCGGGCATACCGCTTCCGTCGGCACCTGCACCCCGTCCACCAGTTCCACCGTCGTACCCAGTTCCAGCCCCAGCAGCGCACCGGCCAGCTGCTTACCAGTGACGCCGTCGAGCATCTGGCGGCACTCAGCCGCAGGAAGGAACCGCGCTTCAAACCCGCCGCCGGCACCGGTGAAGGCCGCCACCGTGGTCGCCAGGGTTCCGCCGTCGAAGAGGAACGCGATGGAATCGCCCCGGCCCGGGCCTCCCTGCAGATAATCCACGGCCAGGACCCGGCCGACGTCGAACCCGGGATCCAGCGTTTCCCGGGCGATGCGGCGGGCGGCGGTGCGTGGATCCTCACCTGCCTTGACCACGCCCGCCGGCAGCTGCCACGGGCCGGTCCCGTAGCGCAGGAGGAGGATCCCGCCGCCCACGGTGCGGATGACGGCACCGGCCGTGGTGCTCCGCTTGAAGATTGAACCGTAGTATCCGCTCAGTCCCGGTGCTGCCATAGTGTCCTCTTTCCGTGGTGCCGGACTGCTGCAATGGAACCATGCAGGACGGTTAAACACGCAACGCCGGACAGGTAGTCCGGCGTTGCGTGCATGGCGGAGTTACTTGCCGAGGAACTTATCAAAGCCCTTGGGCAGGTTCAGCGATGACGGATCGAAGTCCGTGTCCTGGGCGCCGAAGGCGCTGCCGGTGGGCAGTGCCTTGCGGGCGCCGGACCGCCGGGCCTCCGCTTCGGCGCGTTCCTGCGCTGCCTTGGCGGGGTTGCCGGACTTGGCCTTCTTCTTGCCCTTGGCAGCCTGCTGTTTCTTGCGTGCGCCGCCGAAACCGCCGGGGCCGGCCATGCCTGGCATCCCCGGGATGCCGCCGCCCTGGGCCATCTTCTTCATCATCTTCTGGGCCTGGACAAAGCGCTCCAGGAGGCCGTTGACCTCGGAGACGTGCACGCCGGAACCGCGGGCAATGCGGGCGCGGCGGGAGCCGTTGATGATCTTCGGGGCCACGCGCTCGTGCGGCGTCATGGAGCGGACAATGGCTTCGACCCGGTCGATCTCGCGCTCGTCGAAGTTCTCCAGCTGCTCACGCATGCCGGCAGCGCCGGGCATCATCATGAGCATCTTCTTCATGGAGCCCATCTTGCGGATCTGCTGCATCTGGGCGAGGAAGTCGTCGAGGGTGAAGTCTTCCTGGTCGGCGAACTTCTTCGCCATCCGGTTGGCTTCGTCCTTGTCCCAGCTCTGTTCGGCCTGCTCGATCAGGGTCAGGACGTCGCCGAGGTCCAGGATACGGCTGGCCATGCGGTCCGGGTGGAAGACCTCGAAGTCGGTCAGCGCCTCACCGGTGGAGGCGAACATGATCGGCTTGCCGGTAACCGAGGCCACCGAGAGGGCGGCACCGCCGCGGGCATCGCCGTCGAGCTTCGTCAGCACGACGCCGGTGAAATTCACGCCTTCGTTGAAGGCCTGGGCCGTGTTGACGGCATCCTGTCCGATCATGGCGTCGATGACGAAGAGAACTTCGTCCGGGTTGATGGCGGCGCGGATGTCCGCGGCCTGCTGCATCAGTTCCGCGTCCACGCCCAGGCGGCCGGCGGTGTCCACGATGACGACGTCGTGCAGCTTGGTGCGTGCTTCCTCGAC from Arthrobacter zhangbolii includes the following:
- a CDS encoding GNAT family N-acetyltransferase; its protein translation is MKREPSSGRGVHVRPADARDYPLLPALEAASDTLLAAAPGVRASQAALPPVATLPEFIAARRVLVAGRPPAGFARLEEIDGQAHLEQLSAHPDAAGAGLGRALVEAALEWAREQGYATMTLCTFAGVPFNAPFYASCGFEVVQDPQAELGALRQHEAALGLDAMGKRVAMRVRLLPASAGE
- a CDS encoding NUDIX domain-containing protein produces the protein MAAPGLSGYYGSIFKRSTTAGAVIRTVGGGILLLRYGTGPWQLPAGVVKAGEDPRTAARRIARETLDPGFDVGRVLAVDYLQGGPGRGDSIAFLFDGGTLATTVAAFTGAGGGFEARFLPAAECRQMLDGVTGKQLAGALLGLELGTTVELVDGVQVPTEAVCPPPLRRMMPPLEDFSAVLEHRERT
- the ffh gene encoding signal recognition particle protein, producing the protein MFNSLSDRLTSTFKNLRGKGRLTEADVDATVREIRRALLDADVAVPVVRAFTASVKERALGLEVSQALNPGQQVVKIVNEELKSILGGETRRLRLAKNPPTVIMLAGLQGAGKTTLAGKLSKHLKSQGHSPLLVAADLQRPNAVRQLQVNGERAGVPVYAPHPGVSSEFEAATGDPVAVARQGVEEARTKLHDVVIVDTAGRLGVDAELMQQAADIRAAINPDEVLFVIDAMIGQDAVNTAQAFNEGVNFTGVVLTKLDGDARGGAALSVASVTGKPIMFASTGEALTDFEVFHPDRMASRILDLGDVLTLIEQAEQSWDKDEANRMAKKFADQEDFTLDDFLAQMQQIRKMGSMKKMLMMMPGAAGMREQLENFDEREIDRVEAIVRSMTPHERVAPKIINGSRRARIARGSGVHVSEVNGLLERFVQAQKMMKKMAQGGGIPGMPGMAGPGGFGGARKKQQAAKGKKKAKSGNPAKAAQERAEAEARRSGARKALPTGSAFGAQDTDFDPSSLNLPKGFDKFLGK